A stretch of Methanobrevibacter sp. DNA encodes these proteins:
- a CDS encoding Ig-like domain-containing protein: MNKKILLILLISLIFITSISSVSAAENTTDDIVSIENQEQSTTLSDGTSDDINIIANSATYTYGTANVKYEFKIYNSTTNKPIKGASYSFNINSKIPSKEGFSDDNGLCVVKFKPSDVTLDEAIINVNYNNCWNWKTVKITIKGTGASSNTNTPSVSSTNTNVNAPSVTVPYQGSNYFKVTVKDSKNKPIKNLKLKFKVYTGNSYKTYTVKTNTNGIASLSTKNLKAGTHKVTVTSGNSKYDVSASSKITVQPVKFTIGKYTGKFTLSQINSIKKAKNNGYYKTITVKTGKYIKGKYPVKMSLSAYGADGNDPGYNKAYLEVWSSYGPISVKTVTIY, from the coding sequence ATGAACAAAAAGATATTATTAATACTTTTAATATCATTAATATTCATAACTTCAATAAGTTCTGTTTCAGCAGCAGAGAATACAACTGATGATATTGTAAGTATTGAGAATCAAGAACAAAGTACGACATTAAGTGATGGAACTTCAGATGACATTAACATCATAGCCAACTCAGCCACTTATACTTATGGTACTGCTAATGTTAAATATGAATTTAAAATTTATAACTCCACAACTAATAAACCAATAAAAGGGGCAAGTTACTCATTTAATATTAATTCAAAGATTCCTTCTAAAGAAGGATTTTCTGATGATAATGGATTATGTGTTGTTAAATTCAAACCTTCTGATGTAACATTAGATGAAGCTATTATTAATGTTAATTATAATAATTGTTGGAATTGGAAAACTGTTAAGATTACAATAAAAGGCACAGGAGCATCTTCAAATACAAATACTCCTTCAGTTTCATCTACTAATACTAATGTTAATGCACCAAGCGTTACTGTCCCATATCAAGGAAGTAATTATTTCAAAGTAACTGTAAAAGATTCTAAAAACAAACCAATTAAAAATTTAAAATTAAAATTCAAAGTTTACACTGGTAATTCCTATAAAACATATACAGTGAAAACTAATACTAATGGAATTGCAAGTCTAAGTACAAAGAATTTAAAAGCAGGCACTCATAAAGTAACTGTTACTTCTGGAAATTCAAAATATGATGTTAGTGCTTCAAGTAAAATAACCGTTCAACCAGTTAAATTTACTATTGGCAAATATACTGGAAAATTCACATTAAGTCAAATCAACAGTATTAAAAAAGCTAAGAACAATGGTTATTATAAAACAATCACAGTTAAAACTGGAAAATATATTAAAGGAAAATATCCTGTGAAAATGAGTTTGTCCGCTTATGGTGCAGACGGTAATGACCCAGGTTATAACAAAGCATACTTGGAAGTATGGAGTTCTTATGGTCCAATAAGTGTTAAGACAGTAACAATATATTAA